The Couchioplanes caeruleus sequence GGCGGCCCCGCCATCCCCGGCTGGCTCGAGGAGCGCCTCTTCGACCAGCGGATCGTCATGATCCGCGGTCCGCTGACCGGCCTGGCCGCCACCGGCATCGCCGCGGCGCTGCTCACCCTGGACGCGGCCGGTCCCGAGCCGGTGCATCTGCACATGGCGAGCGGCGGCGGCGAGCTGAACGCGGCCCACGCGGTCATCGACGTGATCGACGCGATGGCCGCGCCGGTGCACGCGGTGGTCACCTCGGAGGCGGGCGGCGCGGTCGTCGCGGTGCTCGCGGCCGCGCAGCGGCGGTCGGCCTACCGGCACGCCCGCTTCAAACTCGCGGAGCCCCGAGCGGCGGGAGTCACGGGTACGGCGGACGAGGTCGCCGCGGCGGCCGGGCAGCACCTGCGGGAGCTGGAGGAGGTGATCCTGCGCCTCGTGGACGTCACCGGGCAGACCCGCAGCCGGGTGGAGGACGATCTGTCGGCGGGCCGGATGCTGTCGGCGGACGAGGCGAAGGACTACGGCCTCATCGAGGAGGTAATCGCGGGCAAACCCCGCTAGCCCGGGAAACACCGCGGCGCGGTTCCCCGGAGGGAACCGCGCCGCGGAGAGAACAGTGACCGGAATTACTCGGCGACCTTGACGCCCATCGACCGGGCCGTGCCCGCGACGACCTTGACGGCCGCGTCGAGGTCGTTCGCGTTCAGGTCGGGGAGCTTGCGCTCGGCGATCGACTTGATCTGGTCCGCGCTCAGCGTGCCCACCGTCTGGGTCAGCGGATTGGACGCGCCCGACTGGATCCCCAGAGCCTTGCGGATCAGGAAGCTCGTCGGCGGCGTCTTGTAGGTGAGCTGGTGGGAGCGGTCCTCGAAGACGCTGACGATGAC is a genomic window containing:
- a CDS encoding ATP-dependent Clp protease proteolytic subunit, translating into MDLRHDPMRWQPFPPSPEPWPGASPGAGGPAIPGWLEERLFDQRIVMIRGPLTGLAATGIAAALLTLDAAGPEPVHLHMASGGGELNAAHAVIDVIDAMAAPVHAVVTSEAGGAVVAVLAAAQRRSAYRHARFKLAEPRAAGVTGTADEVAAAAGQHLRELEEVILRLVDVTGQTRSRVEDDLSAGRMLSADEAKDYGLIEEVIAGKPR
- a CDS encoding uL11 family ribosomal protein: MPPKKKTHEVTLALEAGNAAMVDLGKMLGPTGANMRAVKVEYDEATAKNRGEIIPVIVSVFEDRSHQLTYKTPPTSFLIRKALGIQSGASNPLTQTVGTLSADQIKSIAERKLPDLNANDLDAAVKVVAGTARSMGVKVAE